In one window of Elusimicrobiota bacterium DNA:
- a CDS encoding CopG family transcriptional regulator yields MPKHTVTFRMDSQKTKSLDAIALAADRDRSYVLNEAVDHYIELRRWQMGHIRAAGGQAEKGQFVSGADVASVLQKKRL; encoded by the coding sequence ATGCCTAAACACACCGTTACTTTTCGGATGGATTCTCAGAAAACCAAATCCTTGGACGCTATTGCTTTGGCGGCGGACCGGGATCGAAGTTATGTGTTGAACGAGGCGGTGGACCACTACATTGAGTTGCGACGGTGGCAAATGGGGCATATTCGTGCCGCTGGGGGGCAGGCGGAGAAAGGGCAATTTGTTTCGGGGGCGGATGTGGCGTCTGTTCTTCAGAAAAAGCGGCTGTGA